TTCTTTATTTGTTACGTAACTGTAACCTTCTTTTTCAAATTCACCTGTTATGTCTCGGATATTTATTTCTTTCTTTTTGTCTTCTTCATCTAACTCTTTATTTTCTTCAACTATTTTATCGGCTTCTTTTTTTCTTCCTTCTTCAGTGAAATAAGTTGTTCCACCACCTAGTAGCACATCTACTTTTGGTTTTCCATTAATTCTATCATCAATAAAATCTTCAGCAATTTCATAATAATTTTTTCTACTCTCATCGTGAGTTGCATAAGAAGCTGGAGTTGCATGATTGATTTCTGAAGTTGCAACTAAACCAGTTGACATATTTTTTTCTTTCGCTTCTTCTAATACAGTTTTAATTACTGTTTTTCCATCTTTTTCTACAGCAATTGCACCGTTATATGTTTTGACTCCGCCTGACATCGCTGTCGCAGCTGAAGCTGAATCTGTTACATTTTGATGATCATCATCTGCATATGTTGTTTGCATACCGACTAAATATGGGTCAAATGCCGTTTTTTCATATTCAACTGTGTCTGGGTTATCATTCATATAACGAAGACCTGTCATATAAGGGACACCCATTCCATCACCAATCATAAAGATGATGTTTTTAACTTTAGAATTTGATTCTGCCTTTACCTCTACTGGCTTATTCCCAAAGCCACTTAAAGCCATCGCACCAACAAGTGCTGTAGAAAGAACGATTTTTCCTGTCTTTTTAAGCATAATTCATCCTCCTTTGTTTTTGTCCACAAAAAAAATTGTAACATAGATTTCTAAATTACCTGTAAATATACTATTAAACTAGTGTAAATAATTGAAAAAAAAAGGCGAATTAACAAGAATTTTATCAATAAAAAGACTTGATTATTTGTAAGTATAAAGAAATATTCAAGTCTTTATAATTGTTTTAAATTAGGTATTAATACCTATAAATTTAGATAAAAATGCACATGAAAAAGTCTATGAAAAACACTTTTCATAGACTTAAAATCAAGCAAATGAATTTTACAATCCCTTAACAAAATAAACTATAAAATTTGTGATAAAAAAGCTTTCGTTCGCTCATGTTGAGGGTTATCGAACAATTCCTCTGGTGTTCCCGTTTCGACAATCTCGCCATGATCAAATAAAACAATGCGGTCAGCTACTTCTCTAGCAAAACCCATCTCATGGGATACAACAAGCATGGTCATTCCCGATTCTGCTAACGTTTTCATGACATCTAGCACTTCACGAACCATTTCTGGGTCTAAGGCCGATGTCGGTTCATCAAAAAGCATGATTCTCGGTTGCATCGCTAACGCTCGTGCAATCGCAACCCGTTGCTGTTGACCTCCTGATAGTTGCCCAGGAAATTTATCCGCTTGCTCTGGAATTCCTACTCGTTCTAAAAGCTCCAAAGCAATCTTCTCAGCCTTATCTTTTTTCCACTTTCTAACCCAAATAGGGGCTAGCGTTATATTTTTTAAGATTGTCATATGAGGAAACAAGTTAAATTGTTGAAAAACCATCCCCGTTTCTTTCCGGATTTCTTCAATGGCCTTCACATCATTCGTTAGTTCAATTCCATCAACAACAATGCTTCCTTTCTGAATTTCTTCTAGTGCATTAATAGCCCTAATAAACGTAGATTTACCAGATCCCGAAGGACCTAAAATAACAACTACCTCACCTTGTTTTACATTTAAATTGACATCTTTTAAGACGTGAAGCTCTCCAAACCATTTGTTCACATCCTTTACAACAATCATATCGTCTCGTTCATGTAAAGGAGTTGTCAATTTCTCTACTGCAAATATACTACTCATCCTATTCCTCCTATCGTTGCCCCACACCAAGTGAGGATTCTAACCGTCTACTAACATATGACATTAAATAACAGAAAATAAAGAAGACAAATGCGATAAAGATTAGCACTTCCATTTCCTTTCCTAAGAACTGCGGGTTTGCATATATTTTTTGACCAATTCCTAGTAAATCACTCAGTCCGACAATCGTAACTAATA
This portion of the Bacillus carboniphilus genome encodes:
- a CDS encoding amino acid ABC transporter ATP-binding protein, with the protein product MIVVKDVNKWFGELHVLKDVNLNVKQGEVVVILGPSGSGKSTFIRAINALEEIQKGSIVVDGIELTNDVKAIEEIRKETGMVFQQFNLFPHMTILKNITLAPIWVRKWKKDKAEKIALELLERVGIPEQADKFPGQLSGGQQQRVAIARALAMQPRIMLFDEPTSALDPEMVREVLDVMKTLAESGMTMLVVSHEMGFAREVADRIVLFDHGEIVETGTPEELFDNPQHERTKAFLSQIL